One Prionailurus bengalensis isolate Pbe53 chromosome D3, Fcat_Pben_1.1_paternal_pri, whole genome shotgun sequence genomic region harbors:
- the DSG4 gene encoding desmoglein-4, translated as MDWLLFRNICLLIILMVVLEVNSEFIVEVKELDVENGTTKWQTVRRQKREWIKFAAACREGEDNSKRNPIARIRSDCEANQKITYRISGVGIDRPPYGVFTINPRTGEINITSVVDREITPLFLIYCRALNSRGEDLERPLELRVKVMDINDNPPVFTQNVYTASIEENSDANTLVVKLSATDADEDNHLNSKIAYKIISQEPAGAPMFILNRYTGEVRTMSSFLDREQHSMYNLVVRGSDRDGAADGLSSECDCRIKVLDVNDNFPTLEKTSYSASIEENCLNSELIRLQAIDLDEEGTDNWLAKYLILSGNDGNWFDIQTDPRTNEGILKVVKMLDYEQMPNIHLSIGVKNQAEFHHSVASQFRMHSTPVRIQVVNVREGPTFHPNSMTFSIREGIKGNSLLNYVLGTYTAIDMDTGNPATNVRYIIGHDAGSWLKVDSRTGELQLSREFDKKSKYITNGIYTAEILAVDDGSGKTATGTICIEVPDVHDYCPVIFAESKYICIASPSILISVYDHSYGAPFTFCVADQPPGTADLWDIRSINATSAILTAEQLLYATVYQIPIIVKDSFNRACELPQIVELEACDCDYNHICLYSSTTGINTGDGSSVTSDIDGTITEDQIEGSNVGLGPTGIGMIALGLLLLLLAPLLLLMCCCKRRQPEGLGTRFAPVPEGGDGVMQAWGIEGARPEDRDVSNICVPMTASNTQDRIDSSEIYTNTYAGGGTVEGGVSGVELNTGLVTAAGMAAGGSAGARRRRSSTIGTQWEYADTGLNMAFLDSYFSEKAYAYADEDECRPANDCLLIYDHEGVGSPVGSIGCCSWIVDDLDESYMETLDPKFRTLAEICLDTEIEPFPSQQACIPISTDLPLLGPNYFVNESSGMTLSEAEFQAEMAIPEPMIHGDIVVTETYTTADPCVQPTTIVFDPQLAPNVVVTETVMAPVYDVQGNICIPAELANTHNVIYAERVLSSPGMPDTSNGSMTDGCMGPVMSGSILVGPEIQVTQMMSPNIHVSQTTGSTSPMTSRHRVTRYSNIHYSQQ; from the exons GTGGTGCTAGAAGTAAACAGCGAATTTATTGTTGAG GTGAAAGAATTAGACGTTGAAAATGGCACTACAAAATGGCAGACAGTCAGAAGACAAAAGCGGGAGTGGATCAAGTTTGCTGCTGCCTGTCGAGAAGGAGAGGACAACTCCAAGAGGAATCCGATTGCCAGA ATCCGATCAGACTGTGAAGCGAACCAGAAGATTACATACCGCATCTCTGGGGTAGGAATTGATCGACCACCTTACGGAGTGTTCACCATTAATCCTCGGACTGGGGAAATTAACATCACTTCAGTGGTGGACAGAGAGATAACCCCACTTTTCTTG ATCTATTGCCGGGCTCTGAATTCACGGGGTGAAGACTTAGAAAGACCTCTTGAGCTTAGAGTCAAAGTTATGGACATAAATGATAACCCTCCAGTTTTTACCCAAAATGTGTACACAGCCAGCATTGAAGAAAACAGTGATGCAA ACACACTGGTTGTAAAGTTAAGTGCCACAGATGCAGACGAAGACAATCATCTGAATTCTAAAATAGCCTACAAGATCATCTCTCAAGAGCCAGCAGGGGCACCAATGTTCATCCTGAACAGGTACACTGGAGAAGTCCGCACGATGTCCAGTTTCCTTGACAGAGAG caaCACAGTATGTATAATCTTGTGGTAAGGGGCTCAGATCGAGACGGAGCTGCAGACGGACTGTCTTCTGAGTGCGACTGTAGAATCAAGGTTTTAGATGTCAATGATAACTTCCCCACTTTGGAGAAAACTTCC TACTCAGCAAGTATTGAAGAGAATTGTCTAAATTCGGAGCTCATACGATTACAAGCAATTGATCTTGATGAAGAAGGCACCGATAATTGGCTGGCAAAATATTTAATTCTCTCCGGAAATGATGGGAATTGGTTCGATATTCAAACAGACCCACGAACCAATGAGGGCATTTTGAAAGTCGTCAAG ATGCTGGATTATGAACAAATGCCTAATATTCATCTTAGTATTGGAGTTAAAAACCAAGCTGAATTTCACCACTCAGTTGCTTCTCAATTCCGAATGCACTCAACCCCTGTGAGAATTCAGGTTGTTAATGTGAGAGAAGGACCCACATTTCATCCGAATTCCATGACCTTCAGTATTcgagaaggaataaaaggaaattccTTATTGAATTATGTGCTTGGCACATATACAGCTATAGATATGGACACGGGGAATCCTGCAACAAATGTCAG gtaTATCATAGGACATGATGCAGGCAGCTGGTTAAAAGTAGATTCAAGGACTGGTGAGCTACAATTGTCTAGGGAATTTGATAAGAAGTCAAAATATATTACCAATGGGATATACACAGCAGAGATCCTGGCTGTAGATg ATGGCTCTGGGAAAACAGCAACAGGAACCATATGTATCGAAGTTCCTGATGTTCATGATTACTGTCCAGTCATTTTTGCTGAAAGTAAATACATCTGCATTGCCTCTCCATCGATCCTTATCTCTGTTTATGATCATTCTTATGGGGCTCCCTTTACCTTCTGTGTGGCTGATCAGCCACCAGGGACAGCTGACTTATGGGATATCAGATCAATAAATG cTACTTCTGCAATCCTGACGGCTGAGCAGCTTTTATACGCCACAGTTTACCAAATCCCAATCATCGTGAAGGACAGCTTTAACAGAGCATGTGAATTGCCACAGATTGTGGAGTTAGAGGCCTGTGATTGTGACTACAACCACATATGTTTGTACTCTAGTACCACAGGCATCAACACAGGGGATGGCAGCTCGGTTACCAGTGATATAGATGGGACCATCACTGAAGACCAAATTGAAGGTTCAAATGTTGGTCTTGGACCAACAGGGATTGGCATGATTGCCCTGGGACTCTTACTACTGCTTT TGGCGCCCCTCCTGCTCCTCATGTGTTGCTGCAAACGAAGACAGCCCGAAGGCCTGGGGACGAGGTTTGCTCCCGTGCCAGAGGGGGGAGATGGAGTGATGCAGGCCTGGGGGATAGAAGGGGCCCGCCCGGAGGACAGG gatgTGTCAAATATATGTGTACCAATGACAGCCTCTAATACCCAGGATCGTATAGATTCTTCTG AAATCTACACTAACACCTACGCGGGCGGAGGAACGGTTGAAGGGGGTGTGTCAGGAGTGGAACTGAACACAGGCCTTGTGACGGCCGCTGGCATGGCGGCCGGAGGTTCAGCAGGAGCTCGACGGAGGAGGAGTTCCACAATAGGAACCCAGTGGGAATATGCTGACACGGGCCTGAACATGGCTTTCCTGGACAGTTATTTCTCTGAG AAAGCCTATGCTTATGCAGATGAGGATGAATGTCGGCCTGCAAACGACTGCTTGCTCATTTATGACCACGAGGGAGTAGGGTCTCCTGTTGGCTCCATTGGTTGTTGCAGTTGGATTGTGGATGATTTAGATGAAAGCTACATGGAAACTTTAGACCCAAAATTTAGGACTCTGGCTGAAATCTGCTTAGACACAGAAATTGAACCATTTCCTTCACAGCAGGCCTGTATACCTATCAGTACTGACCTGCCTTTGCTGGGGCCTAATTATTTTGTTAACGAATCTTCAGGAATGACCCTCTCAGAAGCTGAATTCCAGGCAGAAATGGCAATACCGGAACCCATGATCCACGGGGATATCGTAGTGACAGAGACTTATACAACAGCTGACCCATGTGTGCAACCCACAACAATTGTTTTCGATCCTCAGCTTGCACCCAATGTTGTAGTGACCGAAACAGTAATGGCACCTGTCTATGATGTTCAAGGGAATAtctgcatacctgctgagttaGCCAACACGCACAATGTAATCTATGCCGAGAGAGTGCTGTCTAGTCCTGGTATGCCTGACACGAGCAATGGTAGCATGACTGATGGCTGTATGGGGCCTGTAATGAGTGGCAGTATTTTGGTAGGGCCAGAAATTCAAGTGACACAAATGATGAGTCCCAACATTCACGTAAGTCAAACCACTGGCTCCACATCTCCAATGACATCTCGACACAGAGTAACACGATATAGTAACATACATTACTCCCAACAGTAA